From a single Anaerolineales bacterium genomic region:
- the der gene encoding ribosome biogenesis GTPase Der, whose product MKPIVALVGRPNVGKSTLFNRLVGERLAIVDETPGTTRDRLFGDAEWIGREFTVVDTGGIDPSHGGRTPLSIGSADFIDDIRRQAQAAIQEADAILFVNDGETGVTEPDREVASILRRMQKKQPDGSFLPPIFVVVNKCESQARRDQAAEFYELGLGDPYPISAIHGTDTGDLLDALVASFPEQTEEDEDENIKIAIVGKPNAGKSSLLNRLVGEERVIVSPIAGTTRDAIDTTMEFNGLPITLIDTAGMRRRGKIEKGVEEYSVIRAFKAIERCDVALLMIDATTGITAQDAHIAGFVKDQWKSCVVLVNKWDAIEKDNFTMDAYTEKILNDLNFVSYVPILYISAKTGQRVEQVLPLALRVQEERLARLTTSTINEIIHKAQDAHPHPSHAGRALKMYYGTQVRSDPPTFMIYVNEPSLMHFTYLRYLENQIRKEYSFIGTPIRIVTKGRREE is encoded by the coding sequence ATGAAACCCATTGTTGCCCTTGTAGGCAGACCGAACGTTGGCAAATCCACGCTCTTCAACCGCCTGGTTGGCGAACGCCTTGCCATTGTGGATGAAACCCCCGGCACCACCCGTGATCGTCTCTTCGGCGATGCGGAATGGATCGGGCGCGAGTTCACTGTAGTGGACACCGGCGGAATCGACCCCTCGCACGGCGGTCGGACTCCGCTCTCAATTGGTTCTGCCGATTTTATCGATGACATCCGCCGACAGGCTCAAGCCGCCATCCAGGAAGCGGATGCAATCCTCTTCGTCAATGACGGCGAAACCGGCGTGACCGAACCTGACCGCGAAGTGGCAAGCATCCTGCGCCGCATGCAGAAAAAACAACCGGACGGATCCTTCCTGCCGCCGATCTTCGTTGTGGTCAACAAATGCGAATCGCAGGCTCGGCGCGACCAGGCTGCCGAATTCTACGAACTCGGCTTGGGCGATCCCTATCCCATCTCCGCCATTCACGGCACGGACACAGGCGATCTGCTCGATGCGCTGGTTGCCTCCTTCCCGGAACAAACCGAGGAAGATGAAGACGAAAACATCAAGATCGCGATTGTCGGCAAACCGAATGCAGGCAAGTCCAGCCTGCTCAACCGGCTGGTCGGCGAGGAGCGGGTTATTGTCAGTCCTATTGCAGGGACGACGCGCGATGCGATCGACACGACCATGGAATTCAACGGGCTGCCGATCACGCTGATCGACACGGCGGGCATGCGTCGGCGCGGAAAGATCGAAAAAGGCGTGGAGGAGTACAGCGTCATCCGCGCCTTCAAAGCCATCGAGCGCTGCGATGTGGCGCTGTTGATGATCGATGCCACCACCGGCATCACCGCACAGGATGCGCACATTGCAGGCTTCGTCAAAGATCAGTGGAAGTCGTGCGTGGTGCTGGTCAACAAATGGGACGCCATCGAAAAAGACAATTTCACGATGGACGCCTACACGGAAAAGATTCTCAACGACCTGAATTTTGTGTCGTATGTGCCAATCCTGTACATCTCCGCGAAAACCGGTCAGCGCGTGGAACAGGTGCTGCCGCTCGCGCTGCGCGTGCAGGAGGAACGCCTTGCGCGCCTGACGACATCCACCATCAATGAGATCATCCACAAGGCGCAGGATGCACACCCGCACCCATCTCATGCAGGGCGCGCGCTCAAGATGTACTATGGCACACAGGTGCGCAGTGATCCGCCGACGTTCATGATCTATGTCAATGAACCGTCCCTAATGCACTTCACATATTTGCGCTATCTCGAAAATCAGATCCGCAAGGAATATAGTTTCATCGGAACTCCCATCCGTATCGTGACCAAAGGCAGAAGAGAAGAATAA
- a CDS encoding DUF3054 domain-containing protein, which translates to MHNILMRPKSLIIGDVVVLAILTIIGFATHGETGVSYLPRMAASFVPLLFGWFVLAPWFGLFDRETISDPKKLWRIPLLFLFAAPLAALLRSVMLATPVIPIFVLVLGSTNALGMMIWRWIYNRIAK; encoded by the coding sequence ATGCACAATATACTCATGCGTCCAAAATCCCTTATCATCGGCGATGTCGTCGTTCTCGCCATCCTCACCATCATCGGATTCGCAACCCACGGCGAAACAGGCGTTTCCTATCTCCCGCGCATGGCAGCATCCTTCGTTCCCCTTCTATTCGGATGGTTCGTGCTGGCTCCCTGGTTCGGGTTATTCGATAGAGAAACCATTTCAGATCCAAAAAAACTTTGGCGCATTCCGCTCCTTTTTCTCTTCGCAGCACCGCTGGCAGCGCTTCTGCGCTCCGTTATGCTGGCAACTCCGGTCATTCCGATCTTCGTGCTTGTTCTTGGAAGCACCAACGCGCTCGGCATGATGATCTGGCGCTGGATATACAACCGCATTGCAAAATAA
- a CDS encoding NUDIX domain-containing protein, whose translation MVRPVCPQCRWIHFQDPKVAAAVLIEQGSRVLLVRRVNEPFRGMWTLPAGFVNGGEDPAEAAERECLEETGLSVRVKRVLDVVPGREHKRGADFIIVYVAEIIGGEMFPADDADAVEWFERSNLPPLAFRATQQVLLK comes from the coding sequence ATGGTGCGTCCTGTCTGTCCGCAATGCAGATGGATCCATTTTCAAGACCCGAAAGTAGCAGCGGCTGTCCTGATCGAACAGGGGAGCCGCGTCCTGCTTGTAAGGCGTGTTAATGAGCCGTTCCGCGGCATGTGGACGCTGCCTGCCGGTTTCGTGAACGGAGGCGAGGATCCCGCCGAGGCGGCGGAACGGGAGTGTTTGGAAGAAACAGGTTTGAGCGTGCGGGTGAAGCGGGTTTTGGATGTCGTCCCCGGGCGTGAGCACAAGCGCGGCGCGGATTTCATCATCGTCTATGTGGCGGAGATCATCGGCGGCGAGATGTTCCCAGCCGACGATGCAGACGCAGTGGAATGGTTCGAGCGAAGTAACCTGCCGCCTCTGGCGTTTCGAGCAACTCAACAGGTTTTGTTAAAATAA
- the cdaA gene encoding diadenylate cyclase CdaA, whose translation MTEFLNNIFFIFQRISWLSVFDIMLVTLIFFVLLYSLRDTQAMALLRGMIMLVVVLILLTSLVELPAFSWFAQNSLPALLLALPVIFAPEIRRTLERIGRAGTLWTPSVKSNGFVLEETIHAVVTSTARLSARQHGALIIMQRLDNLDEYIQSGVQLNAKVTPELLLQIFYPNTPLHDGGVIIVNSKVVAASCVLPLSASGILNRTPDRQMGLRHRAALGTSEASDAIAIVVSEETGAISIAHAGRMLRRLDPDRLENILTAFFRPNGREYSPNLFEKLLPGLFRGKENK comes from the coding sequence GTGACCGAATTCCTCAACAACATCTTCTTCATTTTTCAGCGCATCAGTTGGCTGAGCGTGTTCGACATCATGCTCGTCACGCTGATCTTCTTTGTCCTGTTGTATTCCCTGCGGGATACACAGGCAATGGCATTGTTGCGCGGGATGATCATGCTGGTGGTGGTATTGATCCTGTTGACCAGCCTGGTGGAACTGCCCGCTTTCTCCTGGTTTGCCCAAAACTCCCTGCCCGCCCTGCTGCTTGCCCTGCCTGTGATCTTCGCCCCGGAAATTCGCAGGACGCTGGAACGCATCGGTCGTGCCGGAACATTGTGGACTCCCTCGGTCAAGTCAAACGGGTTTGTACTTGAAGAAACCATCCATGCTGTTGTGACCTCCACGGCGCGTTTGTCCGCACGGCAGCATGGAGCGCTGATCATCATGCAGCGGCTGGACAACCTCGATGAATACATTCAAAGCGGCGTGCAATTGAATGCAAAAGTAACGCCGGAACTGCTGCTTCAGATCTTTTACCCAAACACGCCCCTGCACGACGGCGGTGTGATCATCGTCAATTCGAAGGTTGTGGCGGCATCGTGTGTGCTCCCACTTTCTGCAAGCGGCATTCTTAACCGTACGCCCGACCGCCAGATGGGATTGCGCCACCGCGCCGCCTTGGGAACCTCAGAAGCCAGCGATGCCATCGCCATCGTCGTCTCGGAAGAAACTGGCGCGATCTCGATCGCGCACGCCGGGCGCATGTTGAGGAGGCTTGACCCCGATCGGCTGGAAAATATCCTAACCGCCTTCTTTCGCCCGAACGGCAGGGAGTACAGCCCCAATCTCTTTGAGAAACTTTTACCGGGTTTGTTCCGGGGAAAAGAAAACAAATAA
- a CDS encoding CdaR family protein, which translates to MFRWIAANYRTFLWAFALAVAVWISAVTSADPDETRTLPAPVPVQVIGQASNLVLSSDIPRTVEVTLRAPRSVWSLIEADPQLVRAILDLSAMSDGEHAVELQIQVDPRPVQIVSVSPRTVTFTLENLTTKSLEVDLSISGEAAIGYQVGDPVQEPVEVVIAGAQSQVEKVERARVSIDLNGIRENFDQTLPVEVLDDRGQKVEGVTVSPESLHIFLPVVQQGGYRDVAVKVVTFGRVASGYRLTDLSVFPPVVTVFSTDPQLVSTLPGVVETEPLDLQNAQNDITIRLALNLPEGISVIGEQTVLVQAGVSPIESSVTLAGERIEIIGLANGLTAQVSPTSVDVILSGPLSLLDTLTRQSVRATVDLTGLGVGTYQITPRVEILIANIVVESILPNTLEVVITPIGTVTPTPTPTPTPTPTPRP; encoded by the coding sequence ATGTTCCGTTGGATCGCCGCAAATTACCGTACATTCCTGTGGGCGTTCGCGCTCGCAGTTGCTGTTTGGATCTCCGCCGTCACATCCGCAGACCCGGATGAGACGCGCACCCTACCTGCCCCCGTACCTGTTCAAGTCATTGGACAAGCCTCCAACCTCGTCCTGAGCAGTGACATCCCGCGCACCGTGGAAGTGACGCTGCGCGCGCCTCGCTCTGTCTGGAGTTTGATCGAAGCGGACCCGCAGCTTGTCCGCGCCATTTTGGATCTCTCCGCCATGAGTGACGGCGAGCATGCGGTCGAGTTACAGATCCAGGTCGATCCGCGTCCCGTGCAGATCGTATCGGTCTCGCCGCGCACAGTCACATTCACACTGGAGAACCTGACCACCAAATCGCTGGAAGTGGATCTGAGCATCTCCGGGGAAGCCGCCATTGGCTATCAGGTGGGAGATCCCGTTCAGGAGCCGGTGGAAGTCGTCATCGCCGGCGCCCAGTCCCAGGTCGAGAAAGTGGAGCGTGCGCGCGTCTCCATAGATTTGAACGGAATCCGTGAAAATTTCGATCAGACCCTGCCTGTGGAAGTCCTTGATGATCGAGGGCAAAAGGTTGAAGGTGTGACCGTTTCCCCCGAAAGTTTGCATATATTTTTGCCGGTTGTTCAGCAGGGCGGATACCGCGATGTGGCGGTCAAGGTTGTGACGTTCGGTCGCGTGGCAAGCGGCTATCGTTTAACCGACCTGTCTGTTTTCCCGCCCGTAGTAACTGTGTTCTCCACAGACCCGCAGCTTGTAAGTACCCTGCCCGGCGTGGTGGAGACCGAACCGCTGGACCTGCAAAATGCTCAGAATGACATCACGATTCGGCTTGCATTGAATCTTCCGGAAGGCATCTCGGTCATCGGCGAACAGACGGTATTGGTACAAGCTGGCGTCTCCCCGATCGAAAGTAGTGTTACACTGGCTGGAGAACGAATCGAGATCATCGGGCTGGCAAACGGACTGACAGCACAAGTTTCCCCCACCAGTGTGGATGTGATTCTTTCCGGACCCTTGTCCCTGCTGGATACGCTCACTCGTCAAAGCGTACGCGCAACGGTTGATCTGACCGGCTTGGGTGTGGGCACATACCAGATCACACCCCGAGTAGAGATCCTGATCGCGAATATCGTGGTTGAATCGATCCTGCCGAATACCCTTGAAGTGGTCATCACCCCTATCGGCACAGTCACTCCTACTCCTACGCCGACACCCACACCAACTCCAACTCCGAGACCCTAG
- a CDS encoding sigma-70 family RNA polymerase sigma factor has translation MDETALIQSAQKGDLDAFNTLILHYQDVVFNTALRILGDEDQAEDAAQEAFISAFRSITSFRGGSFKAWIMRTVTNACYDELRRQKRRPTTPLEPETNDGEEIDSPKWLADPNMTPDQQAEADELEHAIQHCLDALPAEFRSVVVLADIQGMDYSEVAAASRVPLGTIKSRLARARLRLRECLRSFEELLPASFRLEGESAL, from the coding sequence ATGGACGAAACCGCACTCATTCAATCCGCGCAGAAGGGCGACCTCGACGCGTTCAACACGCTCATCCTGCACTATCAGGATGTGGTCTTCAACACCGCCTTGCGCATCCTTGGCGACGAAGATCAGGCGGAAGATGCCGCACAAGAAGCCTTCATCTCCGCCTTTCGCAGCATCACATCCTTCCGCGGCGGCTCCTTCAAGGCGTGGATCATGCGCACTGTCACCAATGCCTGCTACGACGAACTCCGCCGTCAGAAGCGGCGTCCCACCACCCCGCTCGAACCGGAAACCAACGACGGCGAAGAGATCGATTCGCCAAAGTGGCTGGCAGATCCGAACATGACTCCCGACCAGCAGGCTGAAGCCGACGAACTCGAACATGCCATCCAGCACTGCCTTGACGCCCTCCCCGCCGAATTCCGCAGTGTGGTCGTACTAGCCGACATCCAAGGCATGGACTACAGCGAAGTCGCTGCCGCATCGCGCGTTCCGCTCGGCACCATCAAAAGCCGTCTGGCGCGCGCGCGATTAAGATTACGTGAGTGTTTACGTTCATTCGAGGAACTTTTGCCCGCTTCATTTCGTCTAGAAGGGGAAAGTGCCCTATGA
- the coaE gene encoding dephospho-CoA kinase (Dephospho-CoA kinase (CoaE) performs the final step in coenzyme A biosynthesis.), giving the protein MSSLPGKFVIGLTGNIATGKSVVRRMLEHLGAYTIDADALTHRAYAKGAPGHQPVIDRFGKWLVKKDGEIDRKKLGNLVFSDPEAMKQLEAIVHPLVRQATELLAKRATQPVVVIEAIKLLDGELRKVCDSIWVANAPEDIQIERLMRKRGMTREQALERIRAQSPQSQKVAVANIVITNTGSYDSLWKQVSEAWKEIVPSAKEPETLVGIKKPVAPSGEVTVQRGKPKHSSAIAELITRLSKGKRKMTKSDVMESFGDKAYMLLQMDEQLVGIAGWQVENLVTRTTDIYLEETLDAPKALGTLVKEVEKASGELQSEASIVFVLDDLSAQEAIWKQLGYEKRTPETLGVQAWQDAASESASAGSTLFFKQLRTERVLRPI; this is encoded by the coding sequence TTGAGCAGTCTGCCCGGAAAATTCGTCATCGGTCTGACCGGTAATATCGCCACAGGCAAGAGCGTGGTACGCCGCATGCTGGAGCATTTGGGCGCATACACCATCGACGCGGATGCCCTGACCCATCGGGCGTACGCCAAAGGCGCGCCGGGCCACCAGCCGGTCATTGACCGGTTCGGGAAATGGCTGGTCAAGAAGGATGGTGAGATCGACCGAAAAAAACTCGGCAACCTGGTGTTCAGCGACCCGGAAGCCATGAAGCAACTGGAAGCCATTGTCCATCCGCTTGTGCGTCAGGCGACGGAACTGCTTGCCAAACGGGCAACCCAGCCCGTGGTCGTGATCGAGGCGATCAAACTTCTGGACGGCGAACTGCGGAAGGTGTGCGATTCCATCTGGGTGGCAAATGCTCCGGAGGATATCCAGATCGAAAGGTTGATGCGGAAGCGCGGCATGACCCGCGAGCAGGCTCTGGAACGTATCCGAGCGCAATCGCCCCAGAGTCAAAAGGTGGCGGTCGCCAATATTGTGATCACGAACACCGGTTCCTACGACAGCCTTTGGAAACAGGTCAGCGAGGCGTGGAAGGAGATCGTCCCCAGCGCAAAAGAACCGGAGACTCTTGTCGGCATCAAGAAACCTGTTGCGCCAAGCGGCGAGGTGACAGTGCAGCGCGGCAAGCCGAAACATTCCTCCGCCATTGCCGAGTTGATCACGCGCCTGAGCAAAGGCAAACGCAAGATGACCAAGTCGGATGTAATGGAAAGCTTCGGCGATAAAGCTTACATGCTCCTTCAAATGGATGAGCAGCTGGTCGGCATAGCGGGCTGGCAGGTGGAAAACCTGGTAACGCGCACGACCGATATTTATCTCGAAGAGACACTGGATGCGCCCAAAGCGCTTGGCACATTGGTAAAAGAAGTGGAAAAGGCATCCGGTGAATTGCAAAGCGAGGCATCCATTGTTTTTGTATTGGATGACCTTTCCGCCCAGGAAGCGATCTGGAAGCAACTGGGCTATGAGAAACGCACACCGGAAACCCTCGGCGTGCAAGCCTGGCAGGACGCCGCCAGTGAATCCGCTTCCGCGGGAAGCACGCTCTTCTTCAAACAACTGCGGACGGAACGTGTTCTGCGCCCCATATAG